The sequence below is a genomic window from Nocardia fluminea.
CGTCGAAGCCGGCGCGGCGGGCCGCCTCGGCAACGGGGTGCTGGGACAGGTACGCCTGCTTGGACTGGTCGGCATGGGCCAGCCAGTTGTGCACCGCGTCCCCCGGACGCTGCGATTGTGGGTCCGCGGTCAGCAGCGCTCCCATCGCTCCGCACGACGAGTGGCCACATACCACGATCGAACCCACTCCCAGCTCCTCGATCCCGAACGCCAGAGCCGCCTCGAGGGAAGGGTCCTGTCCCGCGGCCGGTACCAGGTTGCCGACGTTGCGCACGGTGAACAGGTCCCCGGGACCGCTGCCGGTGATCAGGTTGGGCACGATCCGCGAATCCGAGCAGGTCAGAAACAGCGCATGTGGCTGCTGACCGCTGTGCAGGTCGCGCACGTGCTCACGCAGCATCGGTGCGCGACGGCGATGATAGTGGGAGATTCCTTCGATGACCGGGCTGGTCGCGGTCGATTCCGGGTGTTGACGCGATTTCCACGGCGCGAACTCCCGCAGCAGCGCCATAGGCGAACGTTGCGGCGGCCCGTCGGCGGCCAGGGCGAGCGCGTCCGCGCCGAGATTGTCGATGAGCACCGTGCCGCCGCTGTCTCGGTGGCGGCGGATCCATTCCGCGATGGTTTCCGAGGCGGCATGGTCGAGGAAGTCGACCGACATCTCCAAGGTGACGTGGCTACCGGCGGGCACCGAGGCGAGCGTGGCAGACAGTCGCGGCAACGCCAGGAAGGTGCACACGCCTTCTACGGAGACGTGCCACTGCCGCGCGCCCGCGGCGCCGACCTGTTCGGCGTGTACCGGCGCGCGCACCGCGCGCCACAACACCAAGGCGATCGCCGTGACCAAACCGAGGGCGACACCCTCGAGCAGGTTGAGGAACATGACTCCGGCGATGGTGATCACGTACACCGGCAGATCGCCGGTGCGGTGGGCCACCCGGATGTGGGCCAATTTGATCAGCTGGATGCCGATGACGATCAGCAGTCCGGCCAGCGCCGACTTGGGGATCTGCTGGACCAAACCGACCAGGGCCACCGAGAACAGCAGTACCCATACCCCGTGCATGACCGTGGACGCACGTGTGCGGGCACCGGCCGCGACGTTGGTGGCACTGCGCACAATCACTCCGGTCACAGGCAAACCACCCGCCAGGCCGGAAAGCATGTTCGCCGCGCCTTGCCCGACCAGCTCACGGTTGAGATCCGAGCTGGGTCCCGAATGCATCTTGTCCACCGCGACCGCCGAGAGCAGACTTTCGACGCTGGCGATCAAGGCCACGGTCAGCACACCACCGAGGAACGCGGCCCACCGGCCGTCGGGCAGCTGCGGCAACGCGACCGCGTCCAGCAATGATCCGTCCATAACGATGCGCTCGACATCGAGGGGCAACAGCAGCGATGCCACGGTAGCCAACACCACGCCGACCAGGGCGGCGGGCACCTTGGCCACCCGCGGGGGCATGAACCGCCAGCCGATCAACACCGCGATCACCAGCGCGCCCACGACGAGGTCGTCGGTGTGGAAGGAGCCGAGCTGGCTCGGAAGTGCGGTGATGTTCTGCCAAACCGAGCTCCGCGAGGTGCCCCCGAGCAGGACATGGACCTGTTGGAGGGCGATGATCGCACCGATGCCGGCGAGCATCGCATGCACGACCACCGGGGAGATCGCCAACGCCGCGCGCGCTATCCGGCTCAGGCCGAACACGATCTGCAACAGCCCGGCCCCGACGGTGATCGCGCAGGTCACCTTCCATCCGAACTGGTCCACCAGCCCCGCCACCACCACGGTCAGTCCTGCGGCCGGGCCGCTGGCCAGCAGTGGTGAGCCGCCGAGCAGACCGGCCACGACGCCACCGATCACCGCGGCGATCAGCCCCGCCATGATCGGTGCCTGCGAGGCGATGGCGATACCCAACGACAGCGGGACCGCAACCAGGAATACAACGATCGACGAGGGCAGGTCGTAGCGCAGGATCTCCTCTACACGCGTGCGGGCAGCACCTCTTCCGGAGCGAACCTCCGAGTTCGGGTCATCGTATTTCTGGTTCATTCATATCCTTGTCGACGAGCCCGAGGAAAGTGCGCCGCGACCACCGCGACCACCGGCGATCGTCGGTGCGGCACCCAAGGGAGGACGGACAACACGAGCATGCTGGCGAACCACCGGGTGCGGAAGCCGTCGGCCCGGTGGCGGTATTCCCGCCGCCCGGACCGACCCGTTGCACCGAGACTGAGAGGTGCCTCAGCACCGCAGCGACGGTAACTCAGCGCAACCCAACGGTCTGTGAACCAAGTCACTATGTCGCCGATTATCAGATGCTTCTCAGAAAAACGATTACGCACAGTAATTCTCTGGGTTGCGCGAATTCTCTGGTTGCGCACCATAGGCGCCGTTGTTCCAAAGAATCAGTGTGGCCACCGCGTTCGAGGTAGCCAGCGGATCCCGGTGCTCGCCGCCGCGCCCTTGTGCCCGTCGAGCCTGCACGACGTGTGTGATCGGCGCGACTGCGATCGGCCGACAGTTGCCGCTACTCCAGTTCGCCGATGTTGCCGAGTACCCGGTTCAGCTTGGCCTTGCCGTCAGCGAGGGTGTAGGTGACACAGGCGATGGCGCATTTCCCGGCGGCGATCCGGTCGCTGATGATCTGCGAGCGCTGCCGCAGCAGGTCCGCGGTTTCTGCCACGTGCCGGGCCTCCAGTTCGTCCGCCGAGGAGAGGCCCTCGCGCCGGCCGAGCAGAATCGACGGTGTCACCCGCTCGACCACGCTGCGGATGAAGCCGCCGGGGACTGCGCCGGTGTCGAGGGCATCGAGCGTGGCCCGCACCGCGCCGCAACTGTCGTGCCCGAGCACCACGATCAGTGGCACGTTCAGCACCTCGACTCCGTATTCGATGGATCCGAGCACGCTGGCGTCCACGACGTGTCCGGCGGTGCGGACGACGAACATGTCCCCGAGCCCCTGATCGAAAATGATCTCCGCGGCCACCCGGGAATCGCCGCACCCGAACAGAATCGCCGAGGGCGTCTGCCCCGATGCCAGCTTCGCCCGATCCGCTGCGCCCTGGTTGGGATGATGCAACCGGCCCTCGACGAAGCGATCGTTACCCTCGCGCAGGGCCTTCCAAGCGGTGATAGGAGACAATTCACTCATACGCCCCATTATGCACACCGTTTACTCGGGCCTTCGGAGCGCGGAATCGGGCGAACGCAGCACTGTGACCACAGCGTCACCGCGATGGCCCCGTCTCTTGGACCCAACCGACCGGCCGCCAATCTCACCGCTTGCGGTGCCGGCGCCCGAAGTCCTGCGGGCGGTTCACGCGGCGGCTGGTGAGGCGGCAGGCTGGTTCCTTGCATCTGGGAAGGCGACATCGGGGGCACTGATTCGCAGAGCCGCGCCTGCGGCCCGTGAGGAACGTTCACGCCGAGCCGACAAGGACTTGACGGCCACGCCGCCAACCAATGACGGGGGTTCTATATGCATGCATAGCAATATATGCAATAATAGTTCGCGATGGCTCTCCAGGGAGTCGTCGGGTGAAGCAATGGAGGTGCCGCTATGCGGGTTCTGATTTCCGGTGCCAGTATCGCTGGTCCTGTGCTGGCCTATTGGTTGAGCAAGTACCGCTTCGAGGTCACCGTGGTCGAGCGGGCACCTTCGCCGCGCAAGACAGGCGGTCACGCAGTCGACCTGTTCCGGCCCGCGATGCAGGTGGTGGGGAAGATGGGTCTGCGGGAAGTCGTCCGCAGCAAGGTAACCGGCACCGACACCCTCGTGATGCGCCGCGGCAACGCCAAGCCGGTGACGGTCGACCTGCGCAAGGTGTACACCGCCGCCTCCGACGACCACGTCGAGATCATGCGCGACCACCTCGCCGAGATCCTCTACGACGCCACATCTCGCGAGGCCGAGTACGTCTTCGCCGACTCCATCACCTCGATCTCCGCTGACGGTGAGGTGACATTCGAGCATGGCCCCCCACGACGCTTCGACGTCATCGTCGGCGCCGACGGCTTGCACTCGAACGTGCGGAGCCTCACGTTCGGTCCAGAGGCCTCGTTCACTACCTGGTTGGGCACCTACGTGTCGGTGGTGTCGGTGCCCAACTACCTCGGCCTCAACGGCGCTATGGAGGGAATCGGCCAAGCCGGGCGAATAGCCGCGATCTACAGCGCCGCCCATATGGACGATGCCCGCGCGCTGTTTCTGTTTCGGACCCCCGAACCGCTGGATTACCACTACCGGGATGTGGTTCGGCAGAAGCAATTGCTGCGGCAGCGCTTTGCCGGTATGGGCTGGGAGGTTCCGCGCCTGCTGGCCGCGGCGGAGGAGACCGAGACGTTCTATTTCGACTCGATCACGCAGCTGCGGCTCGATACCTGGTCACGGGGGCGCGTCACGTTGGTCGGCGACGCGGGATACTGCCCGGGCCCGGTCGTGGGCGGTAGCACCAGCCTGGCGGTCGTGGGTGCTTACATCCTGGCAGGAGAGCTCGCTAGGTACGCCCCGGATTACCACGCCGCTTTCGCCGCGTACGAGCGCGAGATCGGCGACTACGTGCGACGCAGCCGCGGGTTCGCGGCCGGGGCGGCCAATATGCTGGTGCCCGCCAGCGAATTTCATTTGTGGGCGATCGTCCGTGCGGCCCAACTGATCGACGCGCTACCGGCATGGGCAGGCCGGGCGCTGGCCAAATTCAATGCCAAGACTATTCGGCTACACGATGCGATCGAACTCGAGGATTACACGACACGGCAAGCTACGAGCTAACCGGAAGCGCCTGGTCGTATCGGGGTCATGCTAACCGCACGTACATCACATCAAAGCGCGAGAAGCATACTCCCAGCGGAATTCGAATCGGCCATTCCCAAGTTTCGCGGGGGCGTCCCTTGGCGGCGAAACCGGGTTTTTGCCTACAAACAACCGCTCGAACGAATCGGCCGAGCGAATGCCTGCGTGCCACCTCTCGCGCGTACTTCCCCTCATGTGGTGCAGACCCGGGCGGGTCGGCGAGAGGAGCCTGGCCCCGGGCTTCCAGCCGGTCCGTTCGGTCGCCGCAGTCGGATGTCCCCACGTAACTCACACTGCAGGAATGGGTTTCGCCCCTAGCCCCGACGGCTCGGCATCGCGCAGCGCGTCGGTGAACCAACTTTCCCGAGAGGAGTAGAGACGCGCTGGGAGCCGCCGCGGTTGCCGATCCGCAGGTAGCCCGTGCGGTGTGTCGGTAGGGAATTTGCGAGCGTTTTGCGGCCACGGAACAGACCTGCGGTCGGGATATATCAACTCGCCGCCGGACCTTGATGCGGAAAGCCGCGTTCCCCAGAAGGTGGGCGTTTCTATTTGTCGGCATTTGGTCGACGGATCAAATCCGAATAGTCGAGCGCCTGAAATTACGGGCACGGAATTCGGCTACAGTGCACGATTGTGACTGCACCCCGGGTAGCTGTGAGCGCACCGCGCGCGCGGGTGGCCCGGGCGATCGCGATGATTTTCCTGGCATCTGCCGTGATTTTGTGCGATTCGGCGGCCGCGGTGACACCGTTGGCCGCCGTGGCGAGCGGCGCACCCGCCGAGCAGCCGGGCACCACCGACATCGCGCAGGGCCAATCCGGGTCCACGGAGACCAACGCTGTACAACCGCAACACCGCGGTTGTGTCGCGGCTTTCCCGGCCCGCGAACAGAGCACCCTGATCACGGCGCCCCCGCAAGACGGTTATGACTCTGACCGCCTGACCGCTGCGGGCTTGCCGGCGGTACGAGCAACCAGCAGTGAGTCCGCGCCCGCGCTGCCGTGCGCGGGCCGAGTGTTGCTCGACATGCTCTGCATCAGTCGGCGCTGACGGGCCGTACCCGGCCACCGGCGGCTATCGCGGTGGGACCTGGGTTCGGCGACCTGTCAGAGATGGCGGCGCTCGCGCGCCGCCCGACTGCGGAAGGACCCCGTCTGATGATCAATGCTGTTGTCGCTCGTACCGTGTTGCCCGCAGAGAACCTGCCCGCTCAACGTCCGCGTCCGGCCGCGCTGGTCGGTAACACCCCGCTGGTGTGGATCGGCGAACCCCTCGCCGGCCCCGGGCAGGGGTTCTGGGCCAAACTCGAAGGCAGCAACCCGGGTGGTATGAAGGATCGTCCCGCCCTGCATATGGTCGAACGCGCCCGCGCGCGAGGCGACCTGTCCGACGGTGCCCGGATCATCGAATCGACCAGCGGTACATTGGGTCTGGGGTTGGCGCTCGCGGGGATCGTGCACCACCACCCGGTCACTCTGGTCACCGACCCGGGCATGGAGTCGATGATGCGGCGGTTGCTCAGCGCCTACGGCGCCACCGTCGATCTGGTCGGGGAACCGCACCCGGTCGGGGGGTGGCAGCAGGCCCGTTGCGAGCGGGTCGCTGACTTGCTCGCCTGCACTCCGGGCGCGTGGTGTCCGAACCAGTACGCCAATCCCGACAACATCGACGCCTACGAGTCGCTGGCGTGTGAGTTGCTGACCGAGCTCGGCCACATCGACGTGCTGGTGTGCTCGGTCGGCACCGGAGGTCATTCCGCCGGTGTCGCGCGGGTGCTGCGCCGATCCTTGCCCCGGTTGCGGCTGGTCGGGGTCGACACCGTCGGATCGACGATCTTCGGCCAACCTGCCGCGCCGCGGCTGATGCGTGGCCTGGGTTCCTCGATCCACCCTGCCAACGTCGACTACGCCGCTTTCGACGAAGTGCACTGGGTGGCCGCGCGTGAATCGGTGTGGGCGTGCCGGACCTTGGCCGCCACGCACTACGCCAGCGGTGGTTGGAGCGTCGGCGCGGTGGCTCTGGTCGCGGGCTGGATCGCCCGCAGCTGCGGATCTGACCTGCAAATCGCCGCGGTGTTCCCGGACGGTCCCGAACGCTATGCCGACACCGTCTACAACGACACCTACTGCGGTGAACACGGCTTGCTCGGCGGCCCGATTCCCACCGAACCCGACCGGCTCACCCATCCCGGTGAGCGGGTCGTCTCCTGCTGGACCCGCTGCGAGAACGTCGTTGCCCCAGCGGTAGTACGCGCGTGAATACCGTGTGGCGGCAGTTTTACCGATTCGACCGGCCCGGCGAGACGTAGGGTCAACCAGTTCACCATCAACCCTGGCATCTCCACGCGCACGCCGGCCGGCTACCTGGTGGGTCCGCCGGGGATGGGAGCGTAGCTGGCCGAGCTGGTACGGGGTATCGGTAACTTCACTCAGCTCCATCGCCACGGCGGGCGATCTAGCTCCGGTCGCGGTAGGCCAGCAGCCGTAGCGCGTTCGCGACCACGATTACGGTCGAGCCTTCGTGGATCAGCACGGCCGGGCCGATTCCGAGGCCGAGGATCGTGGCGGGAATCAGCACCGCGACGATGCCGAGGCTGGCCCAGAGGTTCTGGGCGATGATCCGGCTGGCCCGTCTGCTCAGCCCGACCGCGAACGGCAGCGCCTTGAGGTCGTCGGCCATCAACGCGACATCGGCCGTCTCCAGTGCGACATCGGAACCGGCGGCACCCATGGCGATGCCGATGCTGGCGGTGGCCATGGCGGGAGCGTCGTTGACGCCGTCACCGACCATCGCGACCCGGGTGTGGGTCTCGCGCAGGCGGGCGACCTCGGTGACCTTGTCCTCGGGCATCAGTCCGCCGCGGGCCTGACCGATGCCCACCTGCGCAGCGACGGCGTCAGCGACCCGCTGG
It includes:
- a CDS encoding solute carrier family 23 protein, whose product is MNQKYDDPNSEVRSGRGAARTRVEEILRYDLPSSIVVFLVAVPLSLGIAIASQAPIMAGLIAAVIGGVVAGLLGGSPLLASGPAAGLTVVVAGLVDQFGWKVTCAITVGAGLLQIVFGLSRIARAALAISPVVVHAMLAGIGAIIALQQVHVLLGGTSRSSVWQNITALPSQLGSFHTDDLVVGALVIAVLIGWRFMPPRVAKVPAALVGVVLATVASLLLPLDVERIVMDGSLLDAVALPQLPDGRWAAFLGGVLTVALIASVESLLSAVAVDKMHSGPSSDLNRELVGQGAANMLSGLAGGLPVTGVIVRSATNVAAGARTRASTVMHGVWVLLFSVALVGLVQQIPKSALAGLLIVIGIQLIKLAHIRVAHRTGDLPVYVITIAGVMFLNLLEGVALGLVTAIALVLWRAVRAPVHAEQVGAAGARQWHVSVEGVCTFLALPRLSATLASVPAGSHVTLEMSVDFLDHAASETIAEWIRRHRDSGGTVLIDNLGADALALAADGPPQRSPMALLREFAPWKSRQHPESTATSPVIEGISHYHRRRAPMLREHVRDLHSGQQPHALFLTCSDSRIVPNLITGSGPGDLFTVRNVGNLVPAAGQDPSLEAALAFGIEELGVGSIVVCGHSSCGAMGALLTADPQSQRPGDAVHNWLAHADQSKQAYLSQHPVAEAARRAGFDERDQLGMVNVAMQLHALQEHRLVGPAWSLGSLEITGLFFDIGSARVLRISATDIEMDPPGLHTDQPVLST
- a CDS encoding FAD-dependent monooxygenase, whose amino-acid sequence is MRVLISGASIAGPVLAYWLSKYRFEVTVVERAPSPRKTGGHAVDLFRPAMQVVGKMGLREVVRSKVTGTDTLVMRRGNAKPVTVDLRKVYTAASDDHVEIMRDHLAEILYDATSREAEYVFADSITSISADGEVTFEHGPPRRFDVIVGADGLHSNVRSLTFGPEASFTTWLGTYVSVVSVPNYLGLNGAMEGIGQAGRIAAIYSAAHMDDARALFLFRTPEPLDYHYRDVVRQKQLLRQRFAGMGWEVPRLLAAAEETETFYFDSITQLRLDTWSRGRVTLVGDAGYCPGPVVGGSTSLAVVGAYILAGELARYAPDYHAAFAAYEREIGDYVRRSRGFAAGAANMLVPASEFHLWAIVRAAQLIDALPAWAGRALAKFNAKTIRLHDAIELEDYTTRQATS
- a CDS encoding carbonic anhydrase gives rise to the protein MSELSPITAWKALREGNDRFVEGRLHHPNQGAADRAKLASGQTPSAILFGCGDSRVAAEIIFDQGLGDMFVVRTAGHVVDASVLGSIEYGVEVLNVPLIVVLGHDSCGAVRATLDALDTGAVPGGFIRSVVERVTPSILLGRREGLSSADELEARHVAETADLLRQRSQIISDRIAAGKCAIACVTYTLADGKAKLNRVLGNIGELE
- a CDS encoding PLP-dependent cysteine synthase family protein, whose translation is MNAVVARTVLPAENLPAQRPRPAALVGNTPLVWIGEPLAGPGQGFWAKLEGSNPGGMKDRPALHMVERARARGDLSDGARIIESTSGTLGLGLALAGIVHHHPVTLVTDPGMESMMRRLLSAYGATVDLVGEPHPVGGWQQARCERVADLLACTPGAWCPNQYANPDNIDAYESLACELLTELGHIDVLVCSVGTGGHSAGVARVLRRSLPRLRLVGVDTVGSTIFGQPAAPRLMRGLGSSIHPANVDYAAFDEVHWVAARESVWACRTLAATHYASGGWSVGAVALVAGWIARSCGSDLQIAAVFPDGPERYADTVYNDTYCGEHGLLGGPIPTEPDRLTHPGERVVSCWTRCENVVAPAVVRA